GATTGTCTGCCCTTGAGCCTTGTTAATGGTCATAGCAAAGCTAAGCCTTATAGGAAATTGCTTCCTCTTAAACTTGAACGGAAACATGTCGTTTTCAGATGGGCAGAGAGGTATTCGAGGAAGGAAGACCCTCCTGCCAGCGTGTTGTCCAATCACGATTTCTGCATCAACGGTGTTCCTCTCAAAACCTCTAACAACAAGCCTAGTGCCGTTACACAATCCATTTGCTGGATCAATGTTCCTTAGAAGTATGACAGGGCAGTTCAGCTTTAGCTTGAGTGCATGCGGAGGAAGACCGTTAGGAGTCAATCCATTCAGAAACTCCTGAGCGTAGTAGCCATATGGGTCGTCCTCCGCACTGTCAAAGCTATGGTATATTACTTCATCTCCCTGAAAACGCTCTATCATGCGGATGTTTATCTTGTCGACATTGTCGTTTGTCGTGGAAAGGATTGCTCGAGATGTCATGTAATTTGAATCAGACATGTTGTCATCTAGACTCGGAAACACGTGGTGAATaagcttctccaggtcgtcaacctCGCCTGTAGACGGCAGACAAATGTCTTCAGGGAGTAGTATGTTGCCTTGATCGTCGACTTCCTCAGTGCCATTGCCGACCCTTAGCAAGTAATTTGCAAACCACGTGTCATTATGAGCCCTCATGTTGGTGATGAGCCGAAGCTGCCGCATACCCTTCCATAGATGAGAACTTCGTAGGGTTGCATCAATTATCTGGCCCCGCGACCCCCTTCTGACGACCGGAAGCACCTGCCTAAAGTCCCTGCCAAAAACAACAGTCTTTCCTCCAAAGGGTCGGTCGCGTATTCCCATGATGTCGCGCATGCTATTGTCCAATGCCTCGACCGCTTGTCGTTTCGTCATGCTGGCCTCGTCCCATATTATCAATGAGGCCATCCTAAGCAGCTTGGCGGTCCCACTCTGCTTCGTGAAGCTGCACGATGCTCCATCATCGCAACTCAATGGGATCTTGAACCTCGAGTGGGCAGTCCTGCCGCCAGGCATGATAGAAGCGGCGACGCCCGACGTCGCGGTAGCGATACCAATATTGCCATCGCTCCTCACCTTGGCAAGCATCGCCTTGTATAGAAAGGTCTTCCCTGTACCTCCAGGGCCATCAACAAAGAATACACCCCCATCACCGCGTTCAACAGCCGCTAGTATCTCGTCGTATGCGGCCCTCTGCTCCAAGTTCAGGGAAGATGCCAATTTAGTATCATCCACGTCAAAATCAACAGTTGATTCCTCGATGAcctctcttgcctcaccctcggtTGGGTCAAACGCATCATCTATGCTTGGAAGAGCGAAATCAACAATGTCTTTACCCATGGACTGCAACATACCCCTAATGTCAAGCAACACCATCTGCTCCACCTCGATAGGGGACGTGCGTGATCGACGATAGTCATTTGACATAGGATCGAGGTGCCTATCCCATAAACCACGCACGTCGCCTGGCTCGTAGTGCACCAAGATGGTTGCGAAGAGCCTCCTAAGAGAACATGGCATCGCCCACTGCTCAGCCTCAGTAAGACAGTTGTCGAGCGTGTTGTCTGCCTCGATGAGTCCCAACCTTTCAGCAGCTTCTCTAAAGCTCCCACATTGAACACCGTCCACGGTGAGCAAGTcgtcgaaggatgttttgcccgtaACATGGTTTAGCAACACACGCAGGTAGTATCGGTCACCCTCAGCAGGATTGGCAGACACGATGCGACCTATTTGAAAACGCTCGACCCGCGGCTTCCAAAACTTCTTTTTCTTCTGCCATGTGAAGCTTCCGGGAAAATCCTTGTACAATATATGCCTAGCCCGAGGGTGTTCCTGGTTAGCCTTGAAATACTCCGTTAACATGGATTTTGAATTATTTTCGGAGGCGACAACATTCTTCAAGTCAGCCTGCGCATTGAATGCGACCCTGTGCATATTCGGGAGATGAAGAGGCAACTGCAAGACAGGTGGGTAATTGGCGCAAAGTGGAAAGCCAAATATCCTCCACATAGCCTCCGGAGGGGTGATCCACCTTGCATCAACGTATCTCTTGATCTCATCAATGTTACCATCGGCGTCGGGATGGTCGATGCTGAAAGAAGCCTTATCATGGCCCTTGTAAATGTACTTGTAAAGATATTTGACGGCCTTTATGCTGGAGCAGACCTCAACGTTGATGTGGCAATTGAACATCCGCAGCAGGTATGGGTTATAAGGCACAACCCATCTATTGTCCAACATCTTCCCTCGGACCTTAGCACGCCTTCCATCGTCTCTACGCCGATAAATTGGGTACGAGTCCTTCCCCTGTGATGTGTTTTCATTGAACGGCCGTGGGTATCTGCACTTGCATCTGTTTTCTTGCATGCAAACATTCTTCGGGTTGAGAGCACCGCATGGTCCGTGCATCATATGTTTTACCACCATAGCATACAATTCCGGATACTTATGCTTGTCTGGGAGCTCTGCGGAAATGAGTCGGTCATACTGCTCCGGGACGATAAGCTTATATTTAGAGTCCATGATCAACAAAAAATGTGCGTGGGGGAGGCCCCTTTTTTGGAACTCGACTACGTATACATATGCGACAACAACACCCAGGATATGCTTCTTGAACAACATGTCCTTCATAGCCTCTAGCTTGCCGTAGAACACGCGAGCCACAATATCAGGTCGGTCTTGCGCCGTCTGACCAGGCAGCAACTCATTCGTTATCTCTTCCCATTTAGGATTGCAAGTCATGGTCAATAAGATGTCAGGCTTCCCGTATGTATGGACAATTGCCATGGCATCCATATGCCTCTTCTTCATGTCGCGGTCGCCACCAGGGTATGTTCCAGGGAGCACTATTCTTACCCCAACAGCGCTTGCTCGCGTCTCCCCCGATGTGATTGCATCAACAACTCCTTTATACAAGTCGGCACGAATCTGCGTCTGGTTTTTCCTGTACCACCTCAACCGACAACTTTCAATCTTGACGTACATGTCGACCGCCCATTGCTGCAAGAGGCGTGCTCCACAGAGTATGGGATTGAAGATTCCAGGTCGTGTCTGCAGCATGTAACAGTAGTAGTCTCTGACAGAGACGCACAACCTGTTGTTGCCCTCTGCACATGATTGAGTACCATCAAAATGAGGATATATTCGAGAAATAAGATATTATTTGTAGCAAAATGGGACGCAGACGGCATACctgcatcctcatcatcatcatggaCCAGTTGAGAATGCAGTACAACCTCCTCCGTTACATTACGTTTAAGTAGCTTTGGATGCCAACCTAGCTCCCCCCTTGGATAGAATAGGGGATAAGACAACGGGTCATATGCTCCGGAGGTCACACGTATACTATGCCTTTCGTTGTTGTTACCACAAAGTTATCCTCCGGTCAAACCTTTTTGCTAGGTCGTTGCCCTCAACCCAAATTGCAGCGACCTCAGATGACAACGGTCTATTATATCTTCTTTGGTCAAGCCTCTTATCGGTGTTTAGGTCTATCCTATAATCATCGAGGTTGTCCTTGTGTGCACCCAAACTCCTAAATTGCTGGGAGTACAGGTTTTCTTTGAGTATGTCTACTAACTTCTTCACGACATCCTGGTCTAATTGCTTGGTGGCCACCTTACGATGAGTTATGGTTGGGTCGTCATCATAGAAGTACAACTGCAGATGTTCTGGAAGGGAGCTAGGCCCGAACGAATGCACATTGTGGTAGATGGAGACGTGCGCACGGAATGTGTACACCCCAGACTTCATGTTTGTGTAGTTCTCATCAAGGCTGACGCCAAGGGTTGTGAAGGCGAAATGCCCGTTGAAGAACCGTATGTTCTCCCGAAAATGTCTAGAATCTGCATCCATGCTTGACCATAGCCTCATCAGCTCTGGGATTGGCTCCGGTTGTTTAAGTTCGATCTGGCCATTGCGACAGCAGAACCTGTCGGTCAGAGACAAACTTTTTGGCCTTGCAGTGTTTGCAGTTTGCGTCGAGCTTCAGGATGTGAGTGGTGTCGGGGATGTTTGTGTAAACAAATTCTAATGGATCAACCTCGCTAGGTATAGCAGACGACATGCTCCcttcctcgtcatcatccatgttgTCATGATCGGACCCTACGAGCATTTGTTGAAACATAAcgttcaaaaaaatacaaaaaaaatttaaCTACAATATAGATGCACGCCGTCCTACTTCATATCTGACCATACCTTCGTTGTGAAACATGTAGTACTCCTCATCCATCAATTCGGCTGCTGTCGGCTCATCGCCCACGATGCCGCTTTGTAAAAATTCAATGTCCTCTGGACATTCGTCGTTGCGAATGTCACAGTAGATAACATCATGTTAGAAGATGGTTGCTCATAATGAGCAGAAGAAAGTGACATTAGCAATTTCATACCTTCGATACCAACAATGTAATTCGTCTTGTTCGTCGGAGGGTCGCCATCAGATGAATCATCTTCGGCGACCCGAGAGACGGATGATGCGCGGCAGATTAAAGTGGGACATTCAGAGGTTGAGTTTGCTAGGTCTGGACGTGGGAGCGTGATGGATTCGTTGCATGGGGTGTTTTTTCTTCTGGCATAATTGGCCTTCCTCTGAGCACTTGACTCCCCCTTCTCAATCACTGACATGCTTTTGCGACGTTGCATTCGCTTCTCTCGTACTTTTTCATTCACTATTTCTCTGACATCAACAGATACCTTGTCCTTATTCCGCTGATAATCTGCACGCCTCTGTGCATTTATTTGCTTCCTTTGCGCGTTTGTTAAATTTCTTTTCCGCTCATTATCACGTTGCCTCCTAGCTAGATCATTGTCATGAGTGACAACAGACGCGTCTAATGTTGAATGGGGAAATGTTGCTGCGTCACCCTCGAATTCTATATAGCTGGAGCTATTAGGGTTGGCTGGTTTCGTAATGATTTTAAAACATAGTTAGAACCAATATTATTTAAGACGTCTATAGGAAAAAAACCATGATGGTGCATTAATATGCAGCATTAAACTGTATGCATCGAGCATGATGGTGGCTATAAGAATATTTAGCTATGAGCAGCAAAACAAGATATGTAAGTCATGGTGAAAATATAGATCATGTTTTACCTGATAACGAAAGTGGACGTATGTTTTCATCATGGATAAGCTTATCCTTTTTCCTCCTATAAGCAGCTCTCCGCAGGGCGTTTCTACGATCTCTCTTGAGTTCTTCGTCGGTTTTTTGCTTTGTTTCTTGGGTGTTATTCAAGACCACATCTGATGTCGATCAGGACATTAGACAATAAAACATAACAATGACATCAATTGATGATGGAGTACGCACAAATCGATTACCTTGTACCTCCATGTCATTAATGAGACCAGATGTGACAGTAGTTGTAGCATCAAATGTCGTTGCATCAACCAAGAATGATGTATAGTTGGAGCTAGTTGGGTTGGCTGGTTAAACAAATTGATGAAAACATGTGGAAAACTTAATCATTAAGACATGAAGTCGGGTACTGAATATAATGGTCAAAACCTTTAGAGGTTACCAGATAAAATAAGGGCCTGTGCATGTTCATCTTGGAGATTCCGATCTTTTCTCTGCCGATATGCAGCTCTCCTCAAAGCTTTTTGACGGTCTCGTTTGCGTTCTTCTTCTGTTACTTGCGTATTTTCTGTGCTATCATTCAAGTTATCTACTGATGTCTTCCTTGGGTTTCTCTCAAAAGCGAAAGGTAAAAACAACATGACAGCAAACGAGTATGGAAAAAGCACAATCATTTTACCTTTTATATTTTTATCTGCAATTACATCAGACGCTCCCGTAGCTTTAGGAGGATATGTTGATTCATTATGCGAGATTGATGTATCAACCGAGCTAGCTGGGTCATCTGATATAACATGCTTGGTTAGTATTTATTAAAAATGGCTGAACCATGAATGCTTATCATCTCGCGTGGGTTTGATTAGCTGCCCCAACATATGATCTGCCCCAACATTAGTTCCTATAGTTATCCACCACGGGCGTTCAGAAAGCAAAGAGAAGTTAAACATAATCACAAATAGTATGATTGTCAAATACGCACATATAATTAACGACATTGTAAATCTACCAAATAAGTACCAGGGATCACATATGAAGGTTGTTGAACATTTGTGATATCACGTAGAGTACGACGGTGAACAATCGGCCCATCGTCTAGATGGTTTATAAAACCATCTGACTTCTTAGTGCGATAAGATTCCCGCCTCCACGCGTTGATAAGATCCCTATGGTCTACCATTTTTACAATAGGTATGAGAGTTAGAGAACAAAAAAAGTATTGATGTTGATACAACATCTATGAAACCAACACGGGGAACATCTATGAAGTCAGGTTACTATAACGATTAATTTCCATACTATAGGTATTCAGAAAAAAGCAAGAGTAGTCAGCAAAATCACGCTTAAATACTTACCAGTCTTTGAAAGGGATGGCTGATTATACTCTTGTAACCTGACCATATCCTCCTCTTTTTTCTTCCGATAAGATTCACGCCTCTGTGCGTTGAACTGCTCCCTTGTTTCGCCAACGTTTTTTTTCTTCATTAAATACAGCTACTGTTGCATGCTGCTCGGAAGTTTTGTCATCTGCATTACGTTAAGCGTAAAAAACACAAAGCCCATTAAGCTCATCTGGGAGATGTCGATTTGGAAGCTGTATAAGCATGCCTGTGAATACCTTGAGTATCATCTCGTAGCTTAGTCGTACCATCCTTATTATTCTCAGAATACGACGGAATCCCGTCGTTTGAAGGTTCCCGCCCTACATCTTAGCAATCAACAAAATATACGGTATGCACGAAACATTAGCAGCAATCTTGACACAGTCTTATACCTGCATGTAAGGGTATGAAGTTTGCATTGTAGTCTCCAACATTTATCCCGCCCGTAAGGACTGCAACACATAATGCATTCTGCCACTTTCAGAAATGGACGTGAAGCAACATTTATAACCAATCTCCGGACAGTATTATACCTGATTCCGTCGAGTAGACGTTATCAACAATTTCAGCTACGGGTATGATGCTCGCATTGTGTTCTGCATCACTTCTCCCGCTTGTAAGACCTGGAAGACATTATGCATACTGTCATATATTCAGGTCTCGCAACTAAACGAAAACATGGTAGGTTGCATCATACCTGTAGTTACGTCATCTTCAGGTTGATGTTCGCCAACCGTGCTTTTTGAATTCCCCATATGCAACTATTGAATGGCAAAAATCATGAAGACAGAAATGGTAGTTATTTGATGACATTCTGGAAGGGTTATTGTTCTACATATATACTGCAACCTGTTGCTAGCATATACTGCAATTGTATTTTATTCTACATAAATACTGCAATGGCACTTTCATCTACATCTTATACATCTCTGTACTTTCTTAGAATGCAAGTGTTTTTGTTCTATCTTCAGTTCAGCACAAGTGGAAACATACTCTAGGGTCCTGTATGGtttgtgttttcttttttgccATATTTATACAAGTGCAGGATGCAGGATACCCCTTGGTAATTTTTTTTTGCCAATTGCCATCTGTAAACATGTGTACTTGAGTCTAGTTTTAACATGGAAAAAAACCTAAACTGTGTAGAACAGAAATCAATCTCGCAGGCGGATCCATCCCTGTGAAAGCACTTGCCATGGCTGTATGACATGCGATGGATGTATGGGCTGTGAGATGTATGAGATGCGATTGTATGGCATTTGAGATGTATGAGATGCGATTGATGTATGAGATGGTTTGTATACCTATTTTTCGGATCCAGGACGTGTTCTGGCCGGATCCTGGACGTGTCCGCTTATCCTCGTCCAGGATCGGCGCCGGATCCTGGATCAAGGGCGAGGAGTTCAGCGCGGCGGCGAAGTGATGGAGGGCGGCGGCGACCTGATCCAGGACCCGCGCCGGATCGTCGAGGTGTTCAGCGCGGCGGCGAAGTGATGGAGGGCCGCGGCGACCTTGTCCAGGATCGACACAGATGGAGGACGGCGAGTGAAGCGGGGCGGCGACCTCGACCAGGATGGAGGGCGGCGAGGATGGAGGGCAGCGACTGAAGCGCGGC
This region of Triticum aestivum cultivar Chinese Spring chromosome 2D, IWGSC CS RefSeq v2.1, whole genome shotgun sequence genomic DNA includes:
- the LOC123052254 gene encoding uncharacterized protein, with protein sequence MLQTRPGIFNPILCGARLLQQWAVDMYVKIESCRLRWYRKNQTQIRADLYKGVVDAITSGETRASAVGVRIVLPGTYPGGDRDMKKRHMDAMAIVHTYGKPDILLTMTCNPKWEEITNELLPGQTAQDRPDIVARVFYGKLEAMKDMLFKKHILGVVVAYVYVVEFQKRGLPHAHFLLIMDSKYKLIVPEQYDRLISAELPDKHKYPELYAMVVKHMMHGPCGALNPKNVCMQENRCKCRYPRPFNENTSQGKDSYPIYRRRDDGRRAKVRGKMLDNRWVVPYNPYLLRMFNCHINVEVCSSIKAVKYLYKYIYKGHDKASFSIDHPDADGNIDEIKRYVDARWITPPEAMWRIFGFPLCANYPPVLQLPLHLPNMHRVAFNAQADLKNVVASENNSKSMLTEYFKANQEHPRARHILYKDFPGSFTWQKKKKFWKPRVERFQIGRIVSANPAEGDRYYLRVLLNHVTGKTSFDDLLTVDGVQCGSFREAAERLGLIEADNTLDNCLTEAEQWAMPCSLRRLFATILVHYEPGDVRGLWDRHLDPMSNDYRRSRTSPIEVEQMVLLDIRGMLQSMGKDIVDFALPSIDDAFDPTEGEAREVIEESTVDFDVDDTKLASSLNLEQRAAYDEILAAVERGDGGVFFVDGPGGTGKTFLYKAMLAKVRSDGNIGIATATSGVAASIMPGGRTAHSRFKIPLSCDDGASCSFTKQSGTAKLLRMASLIIWDEASMTKRQAVEALDNSMRDIMGIRDRPFGGKTVVFGRDFRQVLPVVRRGSRGQIIDATLRSSHLWKGMRQLRLITNMRAHNDTWFANYLLRVGNGTEEVDDQGNILLPEDICLPSTGEVDDLEKLIHHVFPSLDDNMSDSNYMTSRAILSTTNDNVDKINIRMIERFQGDEVIYHSFDSAEDDPYGYYAQEFLNGLTPNGLPPHALKLKLNCPVILLRNIDPANGLCNGTRLVVRGFERNTVDAEIVIGQHAGRRVFLPRIPLCPSENDMFPFKFKRKQFPIRLSFAMTINKAQGQTIPIVGVYLPNPVFSHGQLYVALSRATAKRNIKILIQKEKPKEKSNKQKDKPKKRKDRPCHY